Proteins from a genomic interval of Nocardioidaceae bacterium:
- a CDS encoding alpha/beta hydrolase — MADVNTSTTLHVEDSGGDGRPVILIHGWPLSAEAWGHNVDAIKNAGFRTIAYDRRGFGRSEKPEGDYDYDTLAKDLDEIIDSLSLSDVTLVGFSMGGGEVARYVGNHGEDKIHSLVFASAVPPYLYKGDDNPEGPVDDELAGQFEDGVKNDRENFMAGFVNDFYSADGELKVSEDEVSKAKELCGQGRQEAVLGTMEAWATTDFRKDLDKITKPTLVIHGDSDGVVPFEGSGKRTHEQVDGAELVLIEGAPHGVNVSHAEEWNNAVVEFLKK; from the coding sequence ATGGCCGATGTCAACACCTCCACCACGCTTCACGTCGAGGACTCCGGCGGCGATGGCCGTCCCGTGATCCTCATCCACGGCTGGCCGCTGAGCGCCGAGGCCTGGGGCCACAACGTCGACGCCATCAAGAACGCCGGCTTCCGCACCATCGCGTACGACCGTCGTGGCTTCGGTCGGTCGGAGAAGCCCGAGGGCGACTACGACTACGACACGCTGGCCAAGGACCTCGACGAGATCATCGACAGTCTGTCGCTGAGCGACGTCACCCTGGTCGGCTTCTCCATGGGCGGCGGCGAGGTCGCCCGCTACGTCGGCAACCACGGCGAGGACAAGATCCACTCGCTCGTCTTCGCCTCCGCGGTGCCGCCGTACCTCTACAAGGGCGACGACAACCCCGAGGGTCCGGTCGACGACGAGCTCGCCGGGCAGTTCGAGGACGGCGTGAAGAACGACCGCGAGAACTTCATGGCCGGCTTCGTCAACGACTTCTACTCCGCAGACGGTGAGCTGAAGGTCTCCGAGGACGAGGTCAGCAAGGCCAAGGAGCTGTGCGGCCAGGGTCGCCAGGAGGCCGTGCTCGGCACGATGGAGGCCTGGGCGACGACCGACTTCCGCAAGGACCTCGACAAGATCACCAAGCCCACGCTCGTCATCCACGGCGACAGCGACGGCGTCGTGCCCTTCGAGGGGTCCGGCAAGCGCACCCACGAGCAGGTCGACGGCGCCGAGCTCGTGCTCATCGAGGGCGCGCCCCACGGCGTGAACGTCAGCCACGCCGAGGAGTGGAACAACGCGGTCGTGGAGTTCCTGAAGAAGTGA
- a CDS encoding SigE family RNA polymerase sigma factor: MTDAASPSSAPDLESFVRDRWQALLKHGAMLTGSHLDGEDLVQSALLKVAPRWHRMQGDPEAYVRRVMVTTNISRWRRHRGREVLAADPTSGREGAAAGPETAEWDVGPALRRLTPRQRTVLVLRFVEDRSIAETADLTGMREGTVKSTTREALAAVRRLAPHLLDVDPAISTGSSPRSVASRRQ, encoded by the coding sequence ATGACGGACGCGGCCTCGCCTTCCTCCGCGCCCGACCTCGAGTCCTTCGTGCGCGACAGGTGGCAGGCGCTCCTCAAGCACGGGGCCATGCTCACCGGCTCCCACCTCGACGGTGAGGATCTCGTGCAGAGCGCGCTGCTCAAGGTCGCGCCGCGCTGGCACCGGATGCAGGGCGACCCGGAGGCGTACGTACGCCGCGTCATGGTGACCACGAACATCTCGCGGTGGCGACGGCATCGCGGGCGGGAGGTCTTGGCTGCCGACCCGACGTCCGGGCGCGAAGGCGCTGCTGCGGGGCCCGAGACGGCGGAATGGGACGTCGGGCCTGCGCTGCGGAGGCTGACGCCGCGACAGCGCACGGTGCTGGTGCTGCGCTTCGTCGAGGACCGCAGCATCGCCGAGACCGCAGACCTCACGGGCATGCGGGAGGGGACGGTGAAGTCCACGACCCGGGAGGCGCTGGCAGCGGTGCGCCGCCTGGCTCCCCATCTGCTCGACGTTGACCCCGCCATCTCGACAGGCAGTTCTCCGAGATCCGTGGCCTCACGACGCCAGTGA
- a CDS encoding sigma-70 family RNA polymerase sigma factor translates to MPEAGRDSVEEFVRHRWEALVRYAVMHTGDVATAEDVVQSVLEKVIPRWHGLTGDREAYVRRAIVTTNISRWRRTRREHPADDPSRSRAEPMTGGPEGVEWDVRDALSQLTRTQRTVLVLRYVEDLTERETAELTGMRLGTVKSTAREALAAVRRVAPHLLDDGRAPSDAEAEERRLTQPQRHWERMR, encoded by the coding sequence GTGCCTGAGGCTGGGCGCGACAGCGTCGAGGAGTTCGTCCGCCATCGCTGGGAGGCGCTCGTCCGCTACGCCGTCATGCACACCGGCGACGTCGCCACCGCCGAGGACGTGGTGCAGTCGGTACTGGAGAAGGTGATTCCCCGCTGGCACGGCCTGACCGGCGACCGGGAGGCGTACGTACGCCGCGCGATCGTGACGACGAACATCTCGCGGTGGCGGCGGACACGACGCGAGCACCCGGCCGACGATCCGTCGCGGAGCCGGGCCGAGCCAATGACCGGCGGACCTGAAGGGGTCGAGTGGGACGTACGCGATGCGTTGAGCCAACTCACCCGCACACAGCGCACCGTGCTGGTGCTCCGCTACGTCGAGGACCTCACCGAGCGAGAGACCGCGGAACTCACCGGCATGCGGCTGGGCACCGTGAAGTCGACGGCGCGCGAGGCGCTGGCAGCCGTACGCCGCGTCGCGCCGCACCTGCTCGACGACGGTAGAGCTCCCAGTGACGCTGAGGCTGAGGAGCGGAGGCTCACGCAGCCGCAGCGTCACTGGGAGCGCATGCGCTAG
- a CDS encoding TrkA family potassium uptake protein, whose amino-acid sequence MRVAIAGAGAVGRSIAAELIENGHQVLLVDKDARAIKPARVPGAEWLLADSCEMSSLEEAQLQDCDVVIAATGDDKVNLVTSLLAKTEFAVPRTVGRVNHPDNEWLFTEAWGVDVSVSTPRIMSALVEEAVAVGDVVRLFTFHQSNTNLVELTIPAESPYVGTALGLVPWPENTSLCTILRDGQVYEPDDDQAIEAGDELLFVAKEDREAELKELLSPN is encoded by the coding sequence ATGCGCGTCGCCATCGCCGGAGCGGGGGCCGTCGGCCGCTCCATCGCCGCCGAGCTCATCGAGAACGGCCACCAGGTGCTGCTCGTGGACAAGGACGCCCGCGCCATCAAGCCCGCCCGCGTGCCCGGCGCCGAGTGGCTGCTCGCGGACTCCTGCGAGATGTCCTCCCTCGAGGAGGCCCAGCTGCAGGACTGCGACGTCGTCATCGCCGCCACCGGCGACGACAAGGTCAACCTCGTCACCTCGCTGCTGGCGAAGACCGAGTTCGCCGTGCCCCGCACCGTGGGCCGCGTGAACCACCCCGACAACGAGTGGCTCTTCACCGAGGCCTGGGGCGTCGACGTCTCGGTCTCCACCCCGCGCATCATGTCGGCCCTGGTGGAGGAGGCCGTCGCCGTCGGCGACGTCGTACGCCTCTTCACCTTCCACCAGTCCAACACCAACCTGGTCGAGCTCACGATCCCCGCCGAGAGCCCGTACGTCGGCACCGCCCTCGGCCTCGTCCCCTGGCCCGAGAACACGTCGCTGTGCACGATCCTGCGCGACGGCCAGGTCTACGAGCCCGACGACGACCAGGCGATCGAGGCGGGCGACGAGCTGCTGTTCGTCGCCAAGGAGGACCGGGAGGCGGAGCTCAAGGAGCTCCTGAGCCCCAACTAG
- a CDS encoding TRAM domain-containing protein, with product MAGQRSRGRDGARTRQSRGDSLVGTEWEVEVGAVAHGGHCVARHEGRVLFVRHTLPGERVRVRVTEGDTGSSFLRADAVEVLEPSPDRVEPPCPYAGVCGGCDFQHATLDAQRRLKAAVVAEQLQRVAGLSWDVQVEEVPGAPDGLGWRTRVQYAVGRDGRAGLRQHRSRELVVLTEELGPCRIAHPDAPAVHERPWRRTTALETVVSATGETARVRHPVDRRERVRVEGPRRLTERVALPSGDHDFEVSTRSFWQVHPGAPVTLASVVAELAGVRQGETVLDLYAGAGLLSVELARAAGSTGWLVAVEGDGRAAASARRNLPTATVVAADVEKALGDGSVPPDADVVVLDPPRTGARRAVVEEVLARSPRAVVHVACDPGALARDVALYAEHGYRVEVLRAFDLFPMTQHVECVARLVPGS from the coding sequence GTGGCAGGGCAGCGCAGCAGGGGCCGCGACGGGGCGCGCACCAGGCAGAGCCGGGGCGACTCCCTGGTCGGCACCGAGTGGGAGGTCGAAGTGGGCGCCGTCGCGCACGGCGGGCACTGCGTCGCGCGGCACGAGGGCCGGGTGCTGTTCGTGCGGCACACGCTGCCCGGTGAGCGGGTCCGCGTACGCGTCACCGAGGGCGACACCGGGTCGAGCTTCCTGCGGGCGGACGCCGTCGAGGTGCTCGAGCCGTCTCCGGACCGGGTCGAGCCGCCCTGCCCGTACGCCGGCGTCTGCGGTGGCTGCGACTTCCAGCACGCGACGCTGGACGCCCAGCGTCGGCTCAAGGCGGCCGTGGTCGCCGAACAGCTCCAGCGTGTGGCCGGGCTGTCCTGGGACGTGCAGGTCGAGGAGGTGCCCGGGGCACCGGACGGCCTGGGCTGGCGGACGCGGGTGCAGTACGCGGTGGGCCGTGACGGACGCGCCGGGCTGCGGCAGCACCGTTCGCGCGAGCTCGTGGTGCTGACCGAGGAGCTGGGGCCCTGCCGTATCGCGCACCCCGACGCGCCCGCGGTGCACGAGCGACCCTGGCGGCGTACGACCGCGCTGGAGACCGTCGTGTCCGCCACCGGTGAGACGGCCCGCGTCCGTCATCCCGTCGACCGGCGCGAACGCGTGCGCGTCGAGGGCCCCCGCCGCCTGACCGAGCGGGTGGCGCTCCCGTCCGGAGACCACGACTTCGAGGTCTCGACGCGCTCGTTCTGGCAGGTGCACCCCGGCGCGCCGGTCACCCTGGCGAGCGTCGTGGCCGAGCTGGCGGGCGTACGCCAGGGCGAGACGGTGCTCGACCTGTACGCCGGCGCCGGTCTGCTGAGCGTCGAGCTCGCCCGCGCCGCGGGCAGCACGGGCTGGCTCGTCGCGGTCGAGGGCGACGGACGCGCGGCGGCGTCCGCGCGACGCAACCTGCCGACCGCGACCGTCGTCGCGGCCGACGTCGAGAAGGCGCTCGGCGACGGCTCGGTGCCCCCCGACGCCGACGTCGTCGTGCTCGACCCGCCGCGCACGGGTGCTCGCCGCGCCGTGGTCGAGGAGGTCCTCGCCCGCTCGCCGCGAGCGGTCGTCCACGTGGCCTGCGACCCGGGAGCCCTGGCGCGCGACGTCGCGCTGTACGCCGAGCACGGCTACCGGGTGGAGGTCCTACGGGCCTTCGACCTCTTCCCGATGACCCAGCACGTGGAGTGCGTGGCGCGGCTGGTGCCCGGCTCCTGA
- a CDS encoding sulfite exporter TauE/SafE family protein, whose translation MSLPAEPTSVLLVLAVAVLVGATVQSLVGLGLGLVAAPITALAAPELVPVLPITLAMLLPVATLARERADIDWRALAWLVPSRVPGTVVGVAVVALVGPRVIGIAVAVMVLVAVTATAYAPRLPITPTTLIGAGLASGVAGTATSIGGPPTALLLQHRPARQLRTTLAVFFLVGAVMSLVGLWLSGELEVSHLFLALVMAPLLLVGEFAGRRLRPVLPTRASRRAVLAVCGLSALVLLVRSLSG comes from the coding sequence GTGAGCCTCCCGGCGGAACCCACCTCGGTCCTCCTCGTCCTCGCGGTCGCGGTGCTCGTCGGCGCGACGGTGCAGAGCCTCGTCGGGCTCGGTCTCGGGCTGGTCGCCGCACCGATCACGGCACTCGCGGCACCTGAGCTGGTGCCGGTGCTCCCGATCACCCTCGCGATGCTGCTGCCGGTGGCGACGCTGGCCCGGGAACGGGCGGACATCGACTGGCGAGCGCTGGCGTGGCTGGTGCCCTCGCGCGTTCCCGGCACCGTGGTCGGGGTGGCCGTGGTGGCGCTCGTGGGCCCGCGGGTCATCGGGATCGCCGTCGCCGTGATGGTGCTGGTGGCGGTCACCGCCACGGCGTACGCGCCCAGGTTGCCCATCACCCCGACCACCCTGATCGGCGCCGGCCTCGCATCCGGCGTCGCAGGAACCGCCACCTCGATCGGCGGTCCACCGACGGCATTGCTGCTGCAGCACCGTCCCGCACGGCAGCTGCGCACCACCCTCGCGGTGTTCTTCCTCGTCGGCGCGGTGATGAGCCTGGTCGGACTGTGGCTCAGTGGCGAGCTCGAGGTGTCGCACCTGTTCCTGGCCCTGGTGATGGCGCCGCTGCTGCTGGTGGGGGAGTTCGCCGGGCGGCGGCTGCGGCCGGTCCTGCCGACGCGGGCGAGTCGTCGTGCCGTGCTGGCGGTGTGCGGGCTGTCGGCGCTGGTGCTGCTGGTCAGGTCGCTGAGCGGCTGA
- a CDS encoding aconitate hydratase yields MAGSTNSFGAKKDLDVDGTTYEIFDINAVAGDGLDVESLPYSLKVLLENLLRTEDAENTTAEDIKAIAAWDPAKEPEQEIQFTPSRVVMQDFTGVPCIVDLAVMREAFAELGGDPDRINPIAPAELVIDHSVQIDVFGTPEAFERNVEIEYERNRERYQFLRWGQGAFSDFKVVPPGTGIVHQVNIEHLARVTFSREIDGVLQAYPDTLVGTDSHTTMVNGIGVLGWGVGGIEAEAGMLGQPVSMLIPQVVGFKLTGELTEGATATDLVLTVTEMLRDHGVVGKFVEFYGEGCAKLPVANRVTIGNMSPEFGSTAAMFPVDDQTIEYLRLTGRTDHQLALVEAYAKEQGMWLDPASEPRFSSTLELDLASVVPSIAGPTRPQDRIAVTAAKSSFRGSLPDFCNGDDHSEKGYDQAVAGTFPASDAAASGGTEAAEPPAHGGKKAEGRPSNPQEITIDGETVHVDHGHVAIASITSCTNTSNPSVMIGAALLAKNAVEKGLQRRPWVKTSLAPGSQVVTGYFEKAGLQPYLDKLGFNLVGYGCTTCIGNSGPIIPEVSEAVNEADLAVVSVLSGNRNFEGRISPDVKMNYLASPPLVVAYALAGSMDVDIFEEPLGAGSDGEPVYLKDIWPSLEEIDRIIGETISSEMFVEDYADVFEGDEKWKSLPTPEGKIFEWDEDSTYVRRPTFFEDMGAEPEPMQDISGARVLLKLGDSVTTDHISPAGAIKKDSPAGRYLQDKGVEHRDFNSYGSRRGNHEVMVRGTFANIRLRNQLAPGTEGGWTRDFTQGEGEDAPVTSVYDAATNYMEAGTPLVVLAGKEYGTGSSRDWAAKGTLLLGVKAVIATSYERIHRSNLIGMGVLPLQFPEGEDHESLGLTGEEEISISGIDGFNDGMPRTLTVKAGDVEFEAKVRIDTPGEAAYYRNGGILQYVLRSLRGTV; encoded by the coding sequence ATGGCGGGCAGCACCAACAGCTTCGGAGCGAAGAAGGACCTCGATGTCGACGGCACGACGTACGAGATCTTCGACATCAACGCCGTGGCGGGTGACGGCCTCGACGTCGAGTCGCTGCCGTACTCGCTGAAGGTGCTGCTGGAGAACCTGCTCCGCACCGAGGACGCCGAGAACACGACCGCCGAGGACATCAAGGCGATCGCCGCCTGGGACCCGGCGAAGGAGCCCGAGCAGGAGATCCAGTTCACGCCGTCCCGCGTGGTCATGCAGGACTTCACCGGCGTGCCCTGCATCGTCGACCTCGCCGTCATGCGCGAGGCCTTCGCGGAGCTGGGCGGCGACCCCGACCGCATCAACCCGATCGCGCCTGCCGAGCTGGTCATCGACCACTCGGTGCAGATCGACGTCTTCGGCACCCCTGAGGCGTTCGAGCGCAACGTCGAGATCGAGTACGAGCGCAACCGCGAGCGCTACCAGTTCCTCCGCTGGGGCCAGGGCGCCTTCAGCGACTTCAAGGTCGTGCCGCCCGGCACCGGCATCGTGCACCAGGTCAACATCGAGCACCTGGCCCGCGTGACGTTCTCCCGCGAGATCGACGGCGTGCTGCAGGCCTACCCCGACACCCTGGTCGGCACCGACTCCCACACCACCATGGTCAACGGCATCGGCGTCCTGGGCTGGGGCGTCGGCGGCATCGAGGCCGAGGCCGGCATGCTCGGGCAGCCGGTCTCGATGCTCATCCCGCAGGTCGTCGGCTTCAAGCTGACCGGCGAGCTGACCGAGGGTGCCACCGCGACCGACCTCGTGCTCACGGTGACCGAGATGCTGCGCGACCACGGGGTCGTCGGCAAGTTCGTGGAGTTCTACGGCGAGGGCTGCGCCAAGCTGCCGGTGGCCAACCGCGTGACGATCGGCAACATGAGCCCCGAGTTCGGCTCGACGGCGGCGATGTTCCCGGTGGACGACCAGACGATCGAGTACCTCCGCCTGACCGGCCGCACCGACCACCAGCTCGCGCTGGTCGAGGCGTACGCCAAGGAGCAGGGCATGTGGCTGGACCCGGCCAGCGAGCCGCGGTTCTCCTCCACGCTCGAGCTCGACCTCGCCTCCGTGGTCCCCTCGATCGCCGGACCGACCCGCCCGCAGGACCGCATCGCCGTGACCGCCGCGAAGTCGTCCTTCCGCGGCTCGCTGCCGGACTTCTGCAACGGCGACGACCACAGCGAGAAGGGCTACGACCAGGCGGTCGCCGGCACCTTCCCCGCCTCCGACGCCGCCGCGAGCGGGGGCACCGAGGCGGCCGAGCCGCCGGCGCACGGCGGCAAGAAGGCCGAGGGCCGTCCGTCGAACCCGCAGGAGATCACGATCGACGGCGAGACCGTCCACGTGGACCACGGCCACGTCGCGATCGCGTCCATCACCTCCTGCACCAACACCTCGAACCCCTCGGTGATGATCGGCGCCGCCCTGCTGGCGAAGAACGCGGTCGAGAAGGGCCTGCAGCGTCGCCCCTGGGTCAAGACCAGCCTCGCGCCCGGCTCCCAGGTCGTCACCGGCTACTTCGAGAAGGCCGGCCTCCAGCCGTACCTCGACAAGCTCGGCTTCAACCTCGTCGGCTACGGGTGCACCACCTGCATCGGCAACTCCGGCCCGATCATCCCCGAGGTCAGCGAGGCCGTGAACGAGGCCGACCTGGCGGTCGTCTCGGTGCTGAGCGGCAACCGCAACTTCGAGGGTCGCATCAGCCCCGACGTGAAGATGAACTACCTGGCGTCCCCGCCGCTGGTGGTGGCGTACGCGCTCGCCGGCTCGATGGACGTCGACATCTTCGAGGAGCCCCTAGGCGCCGGCAGCGACGGTGAGCCGGTCTACCTCAAGGACATCTGGCCGTCGCTGGAGGAGATCGACCGCATCATCGGCGAGACCATCTCCTCGGAGATGTTCGTCGAGGACTACGCCGACGTCTTTGAGGGCGACGAGAAGTGGAAGTCGCTCCCGACGCCCGAAGGCAAGATCTTCGAGTGGGACGAGGACTCCACCTACGTACGCCGCCCCACGTTCTTCGAGGACATGGGCGCCGAGCCCGAGCCGATGCAGGACATCAGCGGCGCCCGGGTGCTGCTGAAGCTCGGCGACTCGGTCACCACCGACCACATCTCGCCCGCCGGCGCCATCAAGAAGGACAGCCCTGCCGGTCGCTACCTGCAGGACAAGGGCGTCGAGCACCGCGACTTCAACTCCTACGGCTCGCGCCGCGGCAACCACGAGGTCATGGTGCGCGGCACGTTCGCGAACATCCGGCTGCGCAACCAGCTGGCGCCGGGCACCGAGGGCGGCTGGACGCGCGACTTCACCCAGGGTGAGGGCGAGGACGCCCCGGTGACCTCGGTGTACGACGCGGCCACGAACTACATGGAGGCCGGCACCCCGCTGGTCGTCCTGGCCGGCAAGGAGTACGGCACCGGCTCCAGCCGTGACTGGGCCGCCAAGGGCACCCTGCTGCTGGGCGTGAAGGCTGTCATCGCGACGTCGTACGAGCGCATCCACCGCTCGAACCTCATCGGCATGGGCGTGCTGCCGCTGCAGTTCCCCGAGGGCGAGGACCACGAGTCGCTCGGCCTGACCGGTGAGGAGGAGATCTCGATCTCTGGCATCGACGGCTTCAACGACGGCATGCCGCGGACGCTGACCGTGAAGGCGGGCGACGTCGAGTTCGAGGCCAAGGTGCGCATCGACACCCCCGGTGAGGCGGCGTACTACCGCAACGGCGGCATCCTGCAGTACGTGCTGCGCTCGCTGCGCGGCACCGTCTGA
- a CDS encoding APC family permease, translated as MTDVGKRLLIGRKLRSSQLGETLLPKRVALPVFASDALSSVAYAPDEIFLMLSAAGASAYVFSWQIGIAVAVVMAAVIASYRQTVHAYPSGGGDYEVASVNLGRTAGTTVASALLIDYVLTVAVSISAGVQNAAAALPFISGREGLIAAVVVFVLAAINLRGVRESGTAFAIPTYGFMVAVFGMAAFGFLRLTFGELPASESADYIIVPTEGYGEEITQVGLIFLLARAFSSGCAALTGVEAISNGVPAFRKPKSRNAATTLLLLGMIAITMIMSVIILAREVAVNYVDPLEIERLRQADGSPLPDGYDQHTVLAQIALAVFDGFPPGFYFVITMTGVILVLAANTAFNGFPVLASILARDGFLPRQLASRGDRLAYSNGILILAAMAAAFVLAFDAETTRLIQLYIVGVFVSFTLSQLGMIRHWTREMPSAEPAARRRMMRSRAINTFGLIMTATVLVVVLITKFLLGAWITLVVMAVFFMGMRSIRRHYDAVSEELTITEVDQHLPTRVHAVVLVSKLHRPTMRALAYAKASRPNILEAVYVSTDAAETDRLTGEWDARGIQAPLKILYSPYREIIRPIVDYTASIREANPRGVVAVYLPEYVVGHWYEQLLHNQTALRLKARLLFSPGIMVISVPFQLQSSAAAVERDARDELRPRPGDLRRGRVVDNPQARAEIRAQRKQVSRIYDSTRDED; from the coding sequence ATGACCGACGTCGGCAAACGACTGCTGATCGGGCGCAAGCTGAGGTCGAGCCAGCTGGGGGAGACCCTGCTGCCGAAGCGGGTGGCGCTGCCGGTCTTCGCCTCCGACGCGCTCTCGAGCGTGGCGTACGCGCCGGACGAGATCTTCTTGATGCTCAGCGCGGCGGGCGCGTCCGCGTACGTCTTCAGCTGGCAGATCGGCATCGCCGTGGCGGTGGTGATGGCGGCGGTCATCGCCTCCTACCGCCAGACCGTGCACGCCTACCCCTCCGGCGGCGGTGACTACGAGGTCGCCAGCGTCAACCTGGGGCGTACGGCGGGCACGACGGTCGCGAGCGCGCTGCTGATCGACTACGTGCTGACCGTGGCGGTGTCGATCTCGGCCGGCGTGCAGAACGCCGCGGCGGCGCTGCCGTTCATCTCTGGACGCGAGGGGCTGATCGCGGCGGTGGTCGTCTTCGTGCTGGCGGCGATCAACCTGCGCGGGGTGCGCGAGTCGGGCACGGCGTTCGCGATCCCGACGTACGGGTTCATGGTCGCGGTCTTCGGCATGGCCGCCTTCGGGTTCCTGCGCCTGACGTTCGGGGAGCTGCCGGCCTCGGAGTCCGCGGACTACATCATCGTGCCGACCGAGGGCTACGGCGAGGAGATCACGCAGGTCGGGCTGATCTTCCTGCTGGCCCGAGCCTTCTCCTCGGGCTGTGCGGCGCTGACCGGTGTCGAGGCCATCAGCAACGGCGTACCCGCGTTCCGCAAGCCGAAGTCGCGCAACGCCGCGACCACGCTGCTGCTGCTCGGAATGATCGCGATCACGATGATCATGAGCGTCATCATCCTGGCCCGCGAGGTCGCGGTGAACTACGTGGACCCGCTGGAGATCGAGCGGCTGCGCCAGGCCGACGGGTCGCCGCTGCCGGACGGGTACGACCAGCACACCGTGCTGGCACAGATCGCGCTGGCGGTCTTCGACGGGTTCCCGCCGGGCTTCTACTTCGTGATCACGATGACCGGCGTCATCCTCGTGCTCGCGGCCAACACGGCCTTCAACGGCTTCCCGGTGCTGGCCTCGATCCTCGCCCGCGACGGGTTCCTGCCGCGCCAGCTCGCCTCGCGCGGCGACCGACTGGCGTACTCCAACGGCATCCTGATCCTCGCCGCGATGGCTGCGGCCTTCGTCCTCGCCTTCGACGCGGAGACCACCCGGCTCATCCAGCTCTACATCGTCGGTGTCTTCGTCTCCTTCACGTTGTCGCAGCTCGGGATGATCAGGCACTGGACGCGCGAGATGCCCTCGGCCGAGCCTGCGGCGCGGCGCCGCATGATGCGCAGTCGCGCGATCAACACCTTCGGCCTGATCATGACGGCGACGGTGCTCGTGGTCGTGCTCATCACCAAGTTCCTGCTGGGCGCCTGGATCACGCTGGTGGTGATGGCGGTGTTCTTTATGGGCATGCGCAGCATCCGCCGCCACTACGACGCCGTGAGCGAGGAGCTGACGATCACCGAGGTCGACCAGCACCTGCCCACGCGGGTGCACGCGGTCGTGCTGGTCTCGAAGCTGCACCGCCCGACCATGCGGGCGCTGGCGTACGCGAAGGCCTCCCGCCCCAACATCCTCGAGGCCGTCTACGTCTCCACCGACGCCGCCGAGACCGACCGCCTCACCGGGGAGTGGGACGCCCGCGGCATCCAGGCGCCGCTGAAGATCCTCTACTCGCCCTACCGCGAGATCATCCGTCCGATCGTCGACTACACGGCCTCGATCCGGGAGGCGAACCCGCGCGGCGTGGTGGCGGTCTACTTGCCCGAGTACGTCGTTGGCCACTGGTACGAGCAGCTGCTGCACAACCAGACGGCGCTGCGCCTGAAGGCCCGTCTGCTGTTCAGCCCCGGCATCATGGTGATCTCGGTGCCGTTCCAGCTGCAGTCCTCCGCGGCCGCGGTGGAGCGCGACGCACGCGACGAGCTGCGGCCGCGGCCGGGGGACCTGCGCCGGGGCCGCGTGGTCGACAACCCGCAGGCGCGGGCGGAGATCCGGGCGCAGCGCAAGCAGGTCTCCCGCATCTACGACTCCACCCGCGACGAGGACTGA
- a CDS encoding TrkA family potassium uptake protein — MHVVIMGCGRVGSTLARSLEQRDHTVAVVDSNPDSFRRLGPEFAGTKVTGVGFDRKVLRDAGIHDAGAFCAVSSGDNSNIIAARVAREQFGIENVVARIYDPGRAEVYERLGITTVATVRWTADQVMRRILPAGDEPDYLDPSGTIRIDTVEVPDAWVGGRSITFQSESRSRIAWIDRLGRGMLPTRETVLQEGDRLHLVMREEDAAGVWSALESGPEGD; from the coding sequence GTGCACGTCGTCATCATGGGCTGCGGCCGGGTGGGCTCCACCCTCGCGCGCAGCCTCGAGCAGCGGGACCACACCGTCGCGGTCGTCGACTCCAACCCCGACTCGTTCCGGCGGCTCGGGCCCGAGTTCGCCGGCACCAAGGTCACCGGGGTCGGCTTCGACCGCAAGGTGCTGCGCGACGCCGGCATCCACGACGCCGGCGCCTTCTGCGCCGTCTCCAGCGGCGACAACTCCAACATCATCGCCGCCCGTGTCGCGCGCGAGCAGTTCGGCATCGAGAACGTCGTCGCCCGCATCTACGACCCCGGCCGCGCCGAGGTGTACGAGCGGCTCGGCATCACCACCGTCGCCACCGTGCGGTGGACCGCCGACCAGGTGATGCGTCGCATCCTCCCCGCCGGCGACGAGCCCGACTACCTCGACCCCTCCGGCACCATCCGCATCGACACCGTCGAGGTGCCCGACGCGTGGGTCGGGGGCCGCAGCATCACCTTCCAGTCCGAGTCGCGCTCCCGCATCGCCTGGATCGACCGACTCGGCCGGGGCATGCTGCCCACCCGCGAGACCGTGCTGCAGGAGGGCGACCGCCTGCACCTCGTCATGCGCGAGGAGGACGCCGCCGGCGTCTGGTCGGCACTCGAGTCCGGACCGGAAGGGGACTGA
- a CDS encoding DUF3159 domain-containing protein has product MVEAAVPTATFTVLFLLLDEIRTPLLVSVGIAVVLLVIRVVQRSPVQFVVNALVGIGIGAFFAYRALAGGGDADDAALAYFLPGILYNAAYAGVFALSVVVGWPALGFVVGSVTGDATAWRSDPAVVRLCARLTWLLALPCVVRVVVQAPLWLAGSNEWADPQTMIALLGASKIVMGWPLQIAALAGMAWLLSRNRTAYTPA; this is encoded by the coding sequence ATGGTCGAGGCGGCGGTGCCGACGGCGACCTTCACGGTGCTGTTCCTGCTGCTCGACGAGATCCGTACGCCCCTGCTGGTCAGCGTCGGCATCGCCGTGGTGCTGCTCGTGATCAGGGTGGTGCAGCGCAGCCCGGTGCAGTTCGTGGTCAACGCGCTCGTGGGCATCGGCATCGGGGCGTTCTTCGCCTACCGCGCGTTGGCCGGTGGCGGGGACGCCGACGACGCGGCGCTCGCGTACTTCCTGCCGGGCATCCTCTACAACGCCGCGTACGCGGGCGTCTTCGCGCTGTCGGTGGTCGTCGGGTGGCCCGCCCTCGGCTTCGTCGTGGGGTCGGTCACCGGGGACGCCACCGCGTGGCGCTCGGACCCGGCCGTCGTCCGCCTGTGCGCACGGCTGACGTGGTTGCTGGCGCTGCCGTGCGTCGTCCGCGTCGTGGTGCAGGCGCCGCTGTGGCTCGCGGGCAGCAACGAGTGGGCCGACCCGCAGACGATGATCGCGCTGCTGGGTGCCAGCAAGATCGTGATGGGGTGGCCGCTGCAGATCGCCGCCCTGGCCGGGATGGCCTGGCTGCTGAGCCGCAACCGCACCGCGTACACCCCGGCGTGA